One Helianthus annuus cultivar XRQ/B chromosome 12, HanXRQr2.0-SUNRISE, whole genome shotgun sequence genomic region harbors:
- the LOC110896160 gene encoding uncharacterized protein LOC110896160 — MYMTHYAIYRGHFCSCLPHLQISIFFKDFGYSPLQNLSRFSYSMAANEELKVDVEQVHVTSPPSGGGGLARQGSVSKNNCLCSPTTHAGSFRCRLHRSPSGIQRTKSINSDSKTDDHNANNVNDTMKTVIAP; from the exons atgTATATGACACATTATGCAATATATAGGGGTCACTTTTGCTCTTGTCTTCCTCATCTCCAAATCTCCATTTTCTTTAAAGATTTTGGATACTCACCATTGCAAAACCTCTCAAG GTTTTCTTACTCGATGGCGGCTAACGAGGAGTTGAAGGTTGATGTGGAACAAGTTCACGTGACATCACCACCATCGGGGGGTGGAGGTCTAGCAAGACAAGGCAGTGTCTCGAAAAACAACTGTTTATGTTCTCCAACCACCCACGCAGGTTCGTTTCGTTGCAGGCTCCATCGTTCCCCTAGCGGCATTCAACGCACTAAAAGTATTAATTCAGATTCTAAGACTGATGATCATAATGCAAATAACGTTAATGACACCATGAAAACCGTCATAGCGCCATGA